The following coding sequences are from one Chanos chanos chromosome 12, fChaCha1.1, whole genome shotgun sequence window:
- the scxa gene encoding LOW QUALITY PROTEIN: basic helix-loop-helix transcription factor scleraxis (The sequence of the model RefSeq protein was modified relative to this genomic sequence to represent the inferred CDS: deleted 1 base in 1 codon): MSFAMVRPAPSRYLYSEISMMSEDDENGSESSGSDDRSFRLDASGYELKIGGRKRKPGAGGGSGGGGGGRLGDAPPTPAGSMPGQHVPEGRQRNAANARERDRTNSVNTAFTALRTLIPTEPADRKLSKIETLRLASSYISHLGNVLLVGEACGDGQPCHSGAPSASYYHHHGSPGRDSENSQPKQICTFCLSNQRKMSKDRDRKTALRS, from the exons ATGTCGTTTGCCATGGTGCGCCCAGCTCCTAGTCGCTACCTGTATTCCGAGATTTCCATGATGTCCGAGGACGACGAGAACGGGAGCGAGAGCTCCGGCTCAGACGACCGCTCTTTTCGCCTGGACGCGTCCGGGTACGAGCTCAAGATCGGG GGGCGGAAGCGAAAACCCGGGGCGGGCGGCGGTAGCGGCGGCGGCGGAGGGGGCAGGCTCGGAGATGCTCCGCCGACGCCCGCGGGGAGCATGCCGGGTCAGCACGTGCCCGAGGGACGACAGAGGAACGCGGCGAACGCCCGGGAGCGAGACCGCACCAACAGCGTCAACACGGCGTTCACCGCCCTGCGGACGCTGATCCCCACCGAGCCCGCCGACAGGAAGCTGTCGAAGATCGAGACCTTGAGGCTGGCGTCCAGCTACATCTCTCACCTGGGCAACGTGCTTCTGGTCGGCGAGGCGTGCGGAGACGGGCAACCGTGCCACAGCGGAGCGCCGTCGGCGTCGTACTACCACCATCACGGTTCGCCGGGCCGAGACTCGGAGAACTCCCAGCCCAAACAGATCTGCACTTTCTGCCTCAGCAACCAGAGGAAAATG aGCAAAGATCGGGACAGAAAAACAGCTCTAAGAAGTTAA